The following are encoded in a window of Impatiens glandulifera chromosome 5, dImpGla2.1, whole genome shotgun sequence genomic DNA:
- the LOC124938335 gene encoding mini-chromosome maintenance complex-binding protein has protein sequence MVGPLYDLIANPLGAIRLTFEKAVAAGSDPGTFTGKDWGVCDLFREFLFEDGNISQVPVLNSTNIQWIKPNTLVKFRGMVQDMLGNEFYIGIQKDEGGWRTNKFTDSTQFPVSSSETPPWERHLLYCIPVPGLNPWAEVCSNSHKQCTNLTSPQREKRQREDNADFEAMDVQVLELNDDDFPTTKKMREDGPLSSHPEGSSPSSKIDSERNSLPCLVKVYDSAECDLKLNDVFEFVGVLTFDSEPPVEEGNNDELMGIFCDDASGHLPPSKVPRLHCLAHRKLAVQDFLTFSVAEEPKPQLVKEIRAALLDHLTAILGNDGVAAHFMLLHLLSMVHSRVDSLAVGKFSLNLTSFSKESASVFCNHLNFTLRNLLPYTQSMSLTVDYLNTVSLTPKKDYEINRLRVGDLQLAEGTHMTIDETKLEPGMLNPSGVDNARLLKNLMEFQNVEYDFEFYKMEMKADVQLLIISEGKSNILPADTVLPFRPTCLSSYKNIDGENINLWRWYLTSLRSLPYSIDSAMQKTLEDELVAARQADRTIGSLEFSRWLTMGRLMSISYGETSLSHEHWQMVKELESLRRERL, from the exons ATGGTTGGTCCACTCTACGACCTTATAGCTAATCCTCTAGGCGCCATACGTTTGACCTTCGAGAAGGCTGTGGCTGCTGGCTCCGATCCAGGGACCTTCACCGGAAAAGACTGGGGTGTTTGCGATCTTTTCCGGGAGTTTCTTTTTGAAGATGGAAATATCTCTCAG GTTCCAGTATTAAATTCAACAAATATTCAGTGGATCAAACCCAACACTTTAGTTAAATTTCGAGGAATGGTACAAGATATGTTGGGTAATGAGTTCTATATCGGTATACAGAAG GATGAAGGGGGATGGAGAACAAATAAATTTACTGATAGTACCCAGTTTCCAGTATCATCATCGGAGACCCCGCCATGGGAGCGCCATCTGTTATACTGTATTCCT GTTCCTGGGCTAAATCCCTGGGCAGAAGTTTGTTCTAATTCGCATAAGCAATGCACAAACTTGACATCTCCACAAAGGGAGAAACGTCAGAGGGAAGACAATGCAGATTTTGAAGCCATGGATGTACAA gTTTTGGAACTCAATGATGATGATTTTCCAACCACAAAAAAAATG CGAGAAGATGGACCCCTTTCTTCACATCCTGAAGGATCGTCGCCTAGTTCAAAGATAGATTCAGAAAGGAATTCACTTCCTTGTTTGGTGAAG GTATATGACTCGGCAGAATGTGACTTGAAACTGAATGATGTTTTTGAGTTTGTTGGTGTCCTCACATTTGATTCAGAACCACCTGTGGAAGAGGGTAATAATGATGAGTTGATGGGTATATTCTGCGATGATGCATCGGGTCATTTGCCTCCTAGCAAG GTGCCGCGGCTCCATTGTCTTGCACATAGGAAGTTAGCAGTTCAAGACTTTCTAACTTTTTCTGTTGCAGAAGAG CCAAAACCTCAATTAGTAAAAGAGATCAGAGCGGCACTTCTAGATCATCTTACTGCTATTCTTGGAAATGATGGTGTGGCTGCTCATTTCATGTTGTTGCACCTACTATCCAtg GTTCATTCGAGGGTAGACTCACTTGCGGTAGGCAAGTTTTCATTGAATCTGACCTCTTTTAGCAAGGAAAGTGCCAGTGTTTTCTGCAATCACCTGAACTTCACGTTGAGGAATCTTTTACCTTACACCCAATCTATGTCTCTTACTGTGGACTATCTCAACACGGTCTCACTTACTCCAAAGAAGGATTATGAGATAAACCG ATTGAGGGTGGGAGATTTGCAACTAGCTGAAGGAACCCACATGACAATTGATGAAACTAAGTTAGAACCAGGCATGCTTAATCCTTCAGGTGTTGATAATGCAAGACTGCTAAAGAATCTCATGGAGTTCCAAAAT GTGGAGTACGACTTTGAGTTTTACAAAATGGAGATGAAGGCAGATGTGCAATTGTTAATTATCTCGGAAGGGAAATCAAACATTTTGCCAGCTGATACAGTTCTTCCTTTTCGTCCAACTTGTTTGAGTTCCTATAAGAATATTGATGGAGAAAATATTAACTTGTGGAGATGGTACTTGACTAGTCTAAGATCTTTGCCATACTCTATTGATTCAGCAATGCAAAAG ACTTTGGAAGATGAATTGGTTGCCGCTAGGCAAGCGGACAGGACAATTGGCAGCCTGGAATTTAGCAG ATGGTTGACAATGGGTAGGTTAATGTCGATTAGTTATGGAGAAACTAGTCTCTCACATGAACACTGGCAAATGGTGAAGGAACTGGAGAGTCTGAGGAGAGAGAGGCTATAA
- the LOC124939072 gene encoding high mobility group nucleosome-binding domain-containing protein 5-like → MVEDIDTFLQFPWGKLSFRATLKGLNRDLKHFRSIYLDKKKATGKKKRRNNEKIEDVVPPKPDMRKRRQITHPNTSSSVPAKPSTRRRTCIPTPIPNNSYFVESATGTQEDDDGSQMTLASIDPQDDDGPQMTPKSTALHDECRLDQLTKEVNELNLIKEMLNQLQEQFGSSFLSNFLYNSHKIEEEDVDVLVEKNKKKKKNVVEILDVVVEKKKNDKKKLVEILDMVVEKDEEDKEKIEEDNDEDVEKVNEEDKDDDLVIEEDLKKVNVLIEDLVKEMVEEVVMNGEKIEKLNENVEDVVDKVNEMVEEDVMIDEKIEKFNEKIEDVEEDVQKLNGVVDKVNDKVEEDMMNVHNVEDVHNVEDVQNVENDVDDVQNVENVDDVQKLNDVEEDMMNDEKIEKFNEDVEKVNDVVVKVNEMVEENVDEDVEKVNDVVVKVNEMVEENVDEDVEKVNDVVDKVNQTVEEDVMNDKIEIEDVVDKLNNKDKDEDVVIKDEPLWVVICTQEGSTVRLGSKGRVVADLGPRIATSGPTLSAPGDRGPLFLATAVRRPVFAALGDQRPTFYVLGDRRPTFAALGGRRLTFYTLGD, encoded by the exons ATGGTTGAGGACATCGACACTttcctccaatttccatggggaaagttGTCCTTCAGAGCAACCCTGAAGGGTTTGAATAGGGACCTGAAACACTTTAGGTCGATATATCTGGACAAGAAGAAAGCCACGGGGAAGAAGAA AAGGAGGAATAATGAAAAGATTGAAGATGTAGTTCCTCCCAAACCTGACATGAGAAAGAGAAGACAAATTACTCACCCCAACACCTCTTCTTCTGTTCCTGCCAAACCTTCCACGAGGAGAAGAACCTGTATCCCTACCCCCATCCCTAACAACTCTTATTTTGTCGAGAGCGCCACCGGGACtcaagaagatgatgatggctcTCAAATGACTCTAGCATCAATTGATCCCCAGGATGACGATGGCCCTCAAATGACTCCAAAATCAACAGCTCTCCATGATGAATGTAGATTGGATCAACTGACGAAGGAGGTAAATGAACTAAATCTCATAAAAGAGATGTTGAACCAATTACAAGAGCAGTTTG GTTCGAGCTTTTTGTCTAATTTTTTGTACAATTCACATAAGATTGAGGAGGAAGATGTGGATGTGCTTGTGGAgaagaataagaaaaagaagaagaat gTGGTGGAGATCTTGGATGTGGtggtggagaagaagaagaacgacAAGAAGAAGTTGGTGGAGATCTTGGATATGGTGGTGGAGAAGGATGAAGAAGACAAAGAGAAGATTGAGGAAGACAATGATGAGGATGTGGAGAAGGTGAATGAGGAAGACAAGGATGATGATCTGGTCATTGAGGAAGATTTGAAGAAGGTGAATGTGTTGATTGAGGATCTGGTGAAAGAGATGGTGGAGGAAGTTGTGATGAATGGTGAGAAGATTGAG AAATTGAATGAGAATGTTGAGGATGTGGTGGATAAGGTGAATGAGATGGTGGAGGAAGATGTGATGATTGATGAGAAGATTGAG AAGTTTAATGAGAAGATTGAGGATGTGGAGGAGGATGTGCAGAAGTTGAATGGTGTGGTGGATAAGGTGAATGATAAGGTAGAGGAGGATATGATGAATGTACATAATGTGGAAGATGTGCATAATGTGGAGGATGTGCAGAATGTGGAGAAT GATGTGGATGATGTGCAAAATGTAGAGAATGTGGATGATGTGCAGAAGTTGAATGATGTGGAGGAGGATATGATGAATGATGAGAAGATTGAG AAGTTTAATGAGGATGTGGAGAAGGTGAATGATGTGGTGGTTAAGGTAAATGAGATGGTAGAGGAAAATGTG GATGAGGATGTGGAGAAGGTGAATGATGTGGTGGTTAAGGTAAATGAGATGGTGGAGGAAAATGTG GATGAGGATGTGGAGAAGGTGAATGATGTGGTGGATAAGGTGAATCAGACGGTGGAGGAGGATGTGATGAATGATAAGATTGAG ATTGAGGATGTGGTGGATAAGTTGAATAATAAAGACAAGGATGAGGATGTGGTTATCAAGGATGAG CCTCTTTGGGTTGTAATTTGCACCCAAGAAGGATCTACTGTCCGTTTAGGATCGAAAGGGAGAGTTGTTGCAGACCTAGGACCAAGGATTGCTACATCAGGACCGACACTTTCTGCACCTGGCGACCGAGGACCGCTATTTCTTGCTACTGCAGTTCGAAGACCAGTGTTTGCTGCACTTGGAGACCAAAGACCAACGTTTTATGTACTTGGAGATCGAAGACCGACATTTGCTGCACTTGGAGGGCGAAGACTGACATTTTATACACTTGGAGACTGA